Proteins encoded in a region of the Shewanella polaris genome:
- a CDS encoding bifunctional protein-serine/threonine kinase/phosphatase: MAEKSLEKTLDNGDDMLPFAATLQLVVGQASEKGRKLQNEDAIGIRIPSGIPLMSKGVVSVISDGVSTAEGGAHASAISVSNFLADYYSTPETWSVQTSSTKVLTALNRWLYGLGQDYRDARRGFVCTFSALVFKSCSVHMLHVGDSRIYRFRQSELLQLSHDHSANISSSNQYLTRALGMDVKLDVDYKILSVEVGDLYLMTTDGVHDQFTEFEIHQELSEFCQSYPQLTDDLCEQFCQSLIRKAFDSGSRDNLSAQLLSVSQLPKQAIDDVYHCLSRQPFPPPLSEGMKLDGYQVTHIIHQSQRSQVYRVVNEHGQVFCMKTPSVNYLDDAAYIERFMLESWTGQRINSAHVVKVVEQQKTKSALYYLTEFLSGISLAEWLTQHKKAPVEDVLLLLKQIELGIRAFHRRETLHQDLKPDNIFITREGVVKIIDFGSCYIKGIAEISSPLARDRILGTADYTAPEVMFGYQADGRADLFSLAVIAFEMLAGELPFKGKLERCRNRQDYLRLEYVSVHKLNPMVPEWIDLALKKALNIEPNLRQADTCELIHQLTTASLNRNAKHFVPLINRNPVRFWQITSIVLFLALMASLLI; the protein is encoded by the coding sequence ATGGCTGAAAAGTCGTTAGAAAAAACACTGGATAATGGTGATGATATGCTTCCTTTTGCAGCAACATTGCAGCTTGTTGTTGGCCAAGCTTCCGAAAAGGGCCGCAAGTTACAAAATGAAGATGCAATAGGAATTCGTATTCCTTCAGGGATACCGCTCATGTCGAAGGGTGTTGTGAGTGTGATCAGTGATGGTGTCAGTACCGCTGAGGGGGGCGCACATGCTTCAGCCATTAGTGTCAGTAACTTTCTAGCGGATTACTATTCCACTCCAGAGACGTGGAGTGTACAAACATCGAGTACTAAAGTATTAACGGCATTAAACCGCTGGTTATATGGATTAGGGCAAGATTATCGGGATGCTAGACGAGGTTTTGTTTGCACCTTTAGTGCGTTGGTGTTTAAGTCTTGTTCTGTGCACATGCTTCATGTAGGTGATTCACGGATTTATCGTTTTCGCCAGAGTGAGTTACTTCAATTAAGTCATGATCATAGTGCCAACATTAGCTCATCAAACCAATATCTTACTCGTGCATTGGGGATGGATGTCAAATTAGATGTTGATTACAAAATTTTGTCGGTAGAAGTCGGTGACCTGTATTTAATGACAACAGACGGGGTTCATGACCAATTTACTGAGTTTGAAATACATCAAGAGTTAAGCGAGTTTTGCCAATCATATCCTCAGTTAACCGATGACTTATGTGAGCAATTTTGCCAATCTTTGATTAGAAAAGCGTTTGATTCTGGTAGCAGAGATAACCTTAGTGCGCAGCTTTTAAGTGTGAGTCAATTACCTAAACAAGCCATCGATGATGTATATCATTGTTTATCTCGACAGCCATTTCCGCCACCGTTAAGTGAAGGAATGAAGCTAGATGGTTATCAGGTTACCCATATCATCCATCAATCACAGCGCAGCCAAGTGTATCGGGTAGTCAATGAGCACGGCCAAGTTTTTTGCATGAAAACCCCTTCTGTTAATTACTTAGACGATGCAGCCTATATTGAACGATTCATGCTGGAAAGCTGGACGGGACAACGTATCAATAGTGCACATGTGGTCAAGGTGGTTGAGCAACAGAAAACGAAGTCTGCCTTGTACTATTTAACCGAATTCTTATCAGGAATAAGTTTAGCTGAGTGGCTGACTCAGCATAAAAAAGCGCCAGTGGAAGATGTGTTATTATTGCTCAAACAAATCGAATTAGGCATTAGAGCATTTCATCGCCGTGAAACGCTGCATCAAGATTTAAAACCCGATAATATTTTTATTACGCGTGAGGGAGTGGTAAAAATTATCGACTTTGGTTCTTGTTACATTAAGGGCATTGCGGAAATAAGCAGTCCGTTAGCGCGTGATCGGATTCTTGGTACTGCAGATTATACCGCTCCAGAAGTGATGTTTGGTTATCAAGCTGATGGGCGTGCCGATTTATTTTCTCTGGCAGTTATTGCTTTTGAGATGTTGGCAGGAGAATTACCTTTTAAAGGTAAATTGGAACGTTGTCGAAATCGGCAAGATTATTTACGGTTAGAATATGTTAGCGTGCATAAATTAAATCCTATGGTACCAGAGTGGATTGATCTGGCATTAAAAAAAGCACTTAATATTGAACCTAATTTACGTCAAGCTGATACCTGTGAGCTTATTCATCAATTAACAACGGCAAGTCTAAATCGAAATGCTAAGCATTTTGTTCCGTTAATTAACCGTAACCCAGTTCGTTTCTGGCAAATCACTTCTATCGTTCTGTTTTTAGCATTGATGGCCAGTTTACTTATTTGA